The following are encoded together in the Salmonella enterica subsp. enterica serovar Choleraesuis genome:
- the yeiR gene encoding GTP-binding protein — MTKTNLITGFLGSGKTTTILHLLANKPASEKWAVLVNEFGEIGIDGALLADSGALLKEIPGGCMCCVNGLPMQVGLNTLLRQGKPDRLLIEPTGLGHPGQILSLLDSEVYAPWIELMGTWCLLDPRQLLDERVAADTNFRDQLAVADVIIANKADRCDPASGHALDIWWEQNGQDRTLTHATQGQVAIELLDTPRSNMLHPASPADHQHSHPSKKGLAALSLPEHQRWRRSLNHGQGYFACGWIFDSETVFDTVGLLEWARLAPVDRVKGVLRIPEGMLRINRQGQDLHIETQQVAPPDSRIELIHREESDWNILQSSLLKLRLAQDN, encoded by the coding sequence GTGACAAAAACTAACCTGATTACCGGTTTCCTTGGCAGCGGTAAGACAACCACCATTTTGCATCTGTTGGCTAACAAACCGGCCTCTGAAAAGTGGGCAGTACTGGTTAACGAATTTGGCGAGATTGGCATCGACGGTGCTTTGCTGGCCGATAGCGGTGCGCTGCTCAAAGAGATCCCCGGCGGCTGCATGTGCTGCGTCAACGGTCTGCCAATGCAGGTAGGGCTAAACACATTATTACGTCAGGGCAAACCAGACCGGTTGCTGATTGAACCAACCGGACTTGGGCATCCGGGCCAGATTCTGTCGCTACTGGATAGTGAGGTTTATGCTCCCTGGATAGAGCTAATGGGCACCTGGTGCCTGCTTGATCCGCGCCAGCTTCTGGATGAGCGCGTTGCGGCCGATACTAACTTTCGCGACCAGCTGGCGGTGGCCGATGTCATCATCGCCAATAAAGCCGACCGCTGCGATCCGGCCAGCGGCCACGCGCTGGATATCTGGTGGGAGCAAAACGGCCAGGACCGTACGCTTACCCACGCAACGCAAGGTCAGGTCGCTATTGAGCTGCTCGATACTCCGCGAAGCAATATGTTGCATCCGGCAAGCCCGGCCGATCATCAGCATTCGCATCCCAGCAAAAAGGGCCTGGCGGCATTGAGTCTGCCCGAACATCAGCGCTGGCGACGCAGCCTCAATCATGGACAGGGTTATTTCGCCTGCGGCTGGATATTCGATAGTGAAACCGTTTTCGACACCGTCGGCCTGCTGGAGTGGGCGCGTCTCGCCCCTGTCGATCGGGTTAAAGGTGTATTGCGAATTCCGGAAGGGATGCTGCGTATAAATCGCCAGGGTCAGGATCTGCATATAGAAACGCAACAGGTAGCTCCGCCAGATAGCCGGATAGAGCTTATTCATAGGGAAGAGAGCGACTGGAATATCCTGCAATCTTCATTGCTGAAACTTCGTTTAGCACAGGACAACTAA
- the yeiP gene encoding elongation factor P-like protein: MARANEIKRGMVLNYNNKLLIVKDIDIQSPSARGAATLYKMRFTDVRTGLKVEERFKGDDILDTITLSRRPVTFSYIDGNEIIFMDEEDFTPYTFTKEQIEDEMLFIPEGGMPGIQVLTWDGQLLALELPQTVELEIVETSPGIKGASASARTKPATLSTGLVVQVPEYISAGERIRVHIEERRFMGRAD, from the coding sequence ATGGCAAGAGCTAACGAAATCAAACGCGGTATGGTGTTGAACTACAATAACAAGCTGCTGATTGTTAAGGATATTGACATTCAATCCCCTAGCGCCCGCGGCGCGGCCACTCTTTATAAAATGCGCTTTACCGATGTGCGCACCGGCCTTAAGGTTGAAGAGCGCTTTAAGGGCGATGATATCCTGGACACCATCACCCTGAGCCGTCGTCCCGTGACCTTCTCTTATATTGACGGCAACGAAATCATCTTTATGGATGAAGAAGACTTCACCCCATACACCTTCACTAAAGAGCAGATTGAAGATGAGATGCTGTTTATCCCGGAAGGCGGGATGCCGGGTATCCAGGTTCTGACCTGGGACGGCCAGCTTCTGGCTTTGGAACTGCCTCAAACCGTTGAGCTGGAAATCGTTGAAACATCTCCAGGAATCAAAGGGGCTTCTGCCAGTGCCCGCACTAAGCCTGCAACGCTGAGCACCGGCCTTGTGGTTCAGGTTCCAGAGTACATCTCTGCCGGCGAACGTATTCGCGTACATATAGAAGAACGTCGCTTTATGGGCCGTGCTGATTAA
- a CDS encoding membrane protein gives MKINKWLEPTNPQRRRYGVALFVGVVGGIMSAFVKWGAEVPLPPRTFSGGRDEFNPPYLFLRDYLGIDPTQVIYHFSEHIINPVHITHLIFSLVFAIGYCLVAEVFPKIKLWQGAMAGIIATIAVHWIAFPLMHLTPGLGNLPFDEYVSELFGHIVWFWAIEIIRRDLRNRITHLPDPEVPLDTPWR, from the coding sequence ATGAAAATAAACAAATGGCTGGAACCCACGAATCCACAACGCCGCCGTTATGGTGTGGCTCTATTCGTGGGGGTTGTCGGCGGTATCATGTCGGCATTCGTAAAATGGGGAGCGGAAGTACCATTACCCCCGCGCACATTTTCTGGCGGGCGTGATGAATTTAATCCACCCTATTTATTCTTACGGGATTATCTCGGTATAGATCCAACGCAAGTGATATATCATTTCTCCGAACATATTATTAATCCGGTTCATATTACCCACCTTATATTTTCACTGGTTTTTGCAATTGGCTACTGTCTGGTTGCTGAAGTATTCCCGAAAATTAAGCTTTGGCAGGGGGCTATGGCGGGGATTATTGCCACCATTGCCGTGCATTGGATAGCATTCCCGTTAATGCATTTAACACCGGGGTTGGGAAACCTTCCCTTTGATGAATACGTCTCCGAGCTGTTTGGTCACATTGTTTGGTTTTGGGCCATTGAGATAATTCGCCGTGATTTGCGTAATAGGATAACCCATCTGCCCGATCCTGAAGTGCCTCTGGATACTCCGTGGAGATAA
- the yeiW gene encoding zinc/iron-chelating domain-containing protein — translation MECRAGCGACCIAPSISSPLPQMPHGKPAGVPCPQLDEHLRCRLFNSPLRPKVCASLQPDEEMCGNSREQALTWLIRLEEATAP, via the coding sequence ATGGAATGTCGTGCCGGTTGCGGTGCCTGCTGTATCGCCCCTTCAATCTCGAGCCCGTTACCGCAAATGCCTCACGGCAAGCCAGCAGGAGTTCCCTGTCCGCAGCTTGATGAGCACCTTCGCTGCCGCTTATTTAATTCTCCCCTGCGGCCCAAGGTGTGTGCCAGCCTGCAGCCTGACGAAGAAATGTGTGGCAATTCTCGTGAACAGGCGCTGACCTGGCTCATTCGGCTGGAGGAGGCCACTGCCCCTTAA
- a CDS encoding sugar efflux transporter SetB has translation MQNSPALRRRAIDSTSAAFLVVAFLTGIAGALHTPTLSLFLTDIIHVRPTLVGLFFTGSAILGIIISQLLAVLSDRRGDRRQMIFFCCLLGVLGYLLFAWNRQYALLLFVGVSLLSFGSTANPQLFALAREHADKTGREAVMYSSFLRAQVSLAWVIGPPLAFALAMGYGFKTMYLIAAGVYVLCAAIVWYCLPGQQREENNSSAHLEAPRQHRRDALLLFVACTMMWGTNSLYLINMPLYIINELHLPEKLAGIMMGTAAGLEIPVMLIAGYYAKRLGKRLLMRIALVGGLLFYLTLLTIHNSMLLIAAQLLNALYIGILAGIGMIYFQDLMPGQAGSATTLYTNTSRVGWIIAGSLAGVVAEIWNYHSVFYIALGMITVTTFCLWRIRDV, from the coding sequence ATGCAAAACTCTCCTGCCCTGCGCCGCCGCGCGATAGATTCCACCTCGGCGGCGTTTTTGGTTGTAGCATTTCTTACGGGTATTGCCGGCGCACTGCACACCCCCACGCTCAGCCTGTTTTTAACCGATATTATTCATGTGCGCCCCACCCTGGTTGGGCTGTTCTTTACCGGCAGCGCCATTCTCGGGATCATTATTAGTCAGTTGTTAGCCGTTCTCTCGGACCGGCGCGGCGACCGTCGCCAGATGATTTTCTTCTGCTGCCTGTTGGGTGTGCTGGGCTACCTGCTGTTCGCCTGGAACCGCCAGTATGCGCTACTGCTTTTTGTAGGCGTCAGCTTGCTGAGTTTTGGCTCTACCGCCAACCCGCAGTTATTTGCTCTCGCTCGCGAACACGCTGATAAAACCGGCCGTGAAGCCGTTATGTATAGTTCGTTCTTGCGCGCCCAGGTCTCACTGGCGTGGGTGATTGGCCCACCGTTAGCCTTTGCGCTGGCAATGGGTTACGGCTTCAAAACCATGTACCTGATTGCCGCGGGCGTTTACGTGTTATGCGCCGCTATTGTCTGGTACTGCCTGCCAGGCCAACAGCGGGAGGAAAATAACAGTTCCGCTCACCTGGAGGCCCCGCGCCAGCACCGGCGCGATGCTCTGCTACTGTTCGTGGCCTGTACCATGATGTGGGGTACCAACAGCCTCTATCTGATAAATATGCCCCTGTATATTATCAATGAGTTACATCTGCCGGAAAAACTCGCGGGTATTATGATGGGCACCGCAGCGGGGCTGGAAATCCCGGTAATGCTCATTGCGGGCTATTATGCTAAACGCCTGGGTAAACGACTGCTCATGCGCATTGCTCTGGTGGGAGGGCTGCTGTTTTACCTGACATTGTTGACCATACATAACAGCATGCTGCTTATCGCGGCGCAGCTGCTAAATGCGCTCTATATCGGCATTCTGGCCGGAATCGGGATGATCTACTTTCAGGATTTAATGCCTGGTCAGGCAGGTTCCGCCACAACGCTTTATACCAATACCTCAAGAGTGGGTTGGATAATCGCCGGGTCCCTGGCTGGGGTAGTGGCTGAAATCTGGAATTATCACAGCGTCTTTTACATTGCGCTGGGGATGATAACGGTAACCACGTTTTGCCTATGGCGCATTCGCGATGTTTAA
- a CDS encoding bifunctional PTS fructose transporter subunit IIA/HPr protein, with the protein MFQLSLQAIHPGQQAASKEQAIRLVADALIAAGNVGPGYIDGMLAREQQTSTYLGNGIAIPHGTTDTRDLVLKTGVQVFQFPQGVDWGDGQMAWVVIGIAASSDEHLGLLRQLTHVLSDDELSEPLRTTADAETLRSILMGERQTSELLFDTRTLSLDVEAKDLLTLQALNAGRLRALNAVDAAFVSETVSQSPLHLGQGIWLNDSPTGNLTSAVAVARPNVSFESDDQPVAMLITVVVADERPLHILNCLTDLMAAGKVPALLKADGAQLTGLLSGEAPAADDVLSAEFVIRNEHGLHARPGTVLVNTIKQFSSDITVMNLDGTGKAANGRSLMKVVALGVKKGNRLRFSAQGEDAAAALSAIGSAIEAGLGEGVA; encoded by the coding sequence ATGTTCCAGTTATCATTACAGGCGATTCATCCCGGACAGCAGGCGGCTAGCAAAGAACAGGCTATTCGTCTGGTTGCCGATGCCCTTATAGCCGCAGGCAATGTTGGCCCTGGCTATATCGATGGCATGTTGGCGCGTGAACAGCAAACATCCACTTACCTGGGTAATGGGATTGCTATTCCCCATGGCACCACGGATACCCGTGACCTGGTGCTGAAAACCGGTGTTCAGGTCTTTCAGTTTCCACAGGGCGTTGATTGGGGCGACGGGCAGATGGCCTGGGTCGTTATCGGCATTGCCGCCAGCTCAGATGAGCACCTCGGTTTATTGCGTCAGCTTACTCATGTATTGAGCGACGATGAGCTAAGCGAGCCGCTGAGAACCACGGCAGATGCGGAAACGCTGCGTAGCATCCTGATGGGCGAGCGCCAGACATCTGAGCTATTGTTCGATACCCGTACGCTTTCATTAGACGTTGAAGCCAAAGATTTACTGACTCTTCAGGCGTTGAATGCCGGCCGGTTACGCGCGCTGAATGCAGTTGATGCGGCATTTGTTAGCGAAACCGTCAGCCAGTCGCCGCTGCATCTGGGGCAAGGAATCTGGCTCAATGATAGTCCGACCGGCAATCTCACCTCTGCCGTAGCCGTTGCCCGCCCAAATGTGTCCTTCGAATCAGACGATCAGCCGGTCGCCATGCTGATAACGGTCGTCGTTGCCGATGAACGGCCTCTCCATATTTTAAATTGCCTCACCGATTTGATGGCTGCCGGAAAGGTTCCGGCGCTGTTAAAAGCTGACGGCGCGCAGCTGACGGGTTTGCTTAGTGGCGAAGCTCCTGCGGCTGATGATGTATTGAGTGCGGAGTTTGTGATCCGCAATGAGCACGGCCTGCATGCCCGGCCAGGCACCGTATTAGTGAACACTATCAAACAATTTTCGAGTGATATTACCGTGATGAATCTGGATGGAACGGGCAAGGCGGCAAATGGCCGTAGCCTGATGAAGGTCGTAGCTCTAGGGGTTAAAAAAGGCAACCGCCTGCGCTTTAGCGCACAGGGTGAAGATGCCGCAGCGGCGCTGAGTGCCATTGGTTCAGCCATTGAAGCCGGATTGGGCGAGGGGGTCGCATGA
- the fruK gene encoding phosphofructokinase produces the protein MSRRVATITLNPAYDLVGFCPEIERGEVNLVRTTGLHAAGKGINVARVLKDLGIDVTVGGFLGRDNPEGFQQLFSELGIANRFQVVSGRTRINVKLTEKEGAVTDFNFSGFEVTPEDWERFVADSLSWLGQFDMVCVSGSLPSGVDPDAFTDWMTRLRSQCPCIIFDSSREALKAGLKAAPWLVKPNRRELEMWAGRPLPDINDVIGAAHQLREQGIAHVVISLGEEGALWVNASGEWIARPPACEVVSTVGAGDSMVGGLIYGLLMRESSEHTLRLATAVAALAVSQSNVGIRDRTQLAAMMARVSLQPFS, from the coding sequence ATGAGCCGCAGAGTCGCCACTATTACTTTAAACCCGGCTTACGATCTGGTCGGCTTCTGCCCGGAAATTGAACGCGGCGAAGTGAATTTGGTGCGAACCACCGGGCTACACGCTGCGGGTAAAGGTATTAACGTTGCCCGGGTGCTCAAAGATCTGGGTATTGATGTCACGGTTGGGGGTTTTCTTGGCCGTGACAATCCGGAAGGGTTTCAGCAGTTATTCAGCGAACTGGGTATCGCTAACCGTTTCCAGGTGGTTTCCGGGCGTACGCGCATTAACGTGAAGCTGACAGAAAAAGAAGGGGCAGTTACCGACTTTAACTTCTCAGGATTTGAAGTGACGCCTGAGGACTGGGAGCGTTTTGTTGCCGACTCCTTAAGCTGGCTTGGTCAGTTCGATATGGTCTGCGTCAGCGGAAGTCTGCCTTCTGGCGTGGATCCTGATGCTTTTACCGACTGGATGACCCGCCTGCGCAGTCAGTGCCCGTGCATTATTTTTGACAGCAGCCGTGAGGCGCTAAAAGCCGGCCTAAAAGCCGCGCCGTGGCTGGTCAAGCCGAACCGCCGCGAGCTGGAAATGTGGGCCGGCAGGCCATTGCCGGATATCAATGATGTGATAGGCGCAGCCCATCAACTACGGGAGCAGGGGATAGCTCATGTGGTGATTTCACTTGGTGAAGAGGGCGCGCTGTGGGTTAACGCTTCGGGTGAGTGGATTGCCCGACCGCCAGCCTGCGAAGTGGTAAGCACGGTCGGCGCCGGGGATTCCATGGTGGGTGGTCTTATTTATGGACTGCTGATGCGGGAGTCCAGTGAACATACGCTGCGCCTGGCCACTGCGGTGGCGGCGTTGGCGGTCAGTCAGAGCAATGTAGGCATTCGCGATCGCACCCAGCTTGCGGCCATGATGGCACGGGTGAGTTTGCAACCTTTTAGCTAA
- a CDS encoding PTS fructose transporter subunit EIIBC, producing the protein MKIAIIVAPEVGQARGFVAQQVLEKTAVAQSHTLVTQPEDAGLVIVFGNPQGLGIADNVALYQADIAEAVSHPADLLQKALRDATPWINASADSKPAAGVKRLVAVTACPTGVAHTFMAAEAIESEAQKRGWWVKVETRGSVGAGNPISEQEVAEADLVIVAADIEVDLAKFAGKPMYRTSTGLALKKTAQEFDNALQSAEPYQPSSQAKSTQQKQESAGAYRHLLTGVSYMLPMVVAGGLCIALSFAFGIKAFEEPGTLAAALMQIGGGSAFALMVPVLAGYIAFSIADRPGLTPGLIGGMLAVSTGSGFIGGIIAGFLAGYVAKLISTRLKLPQSMEALKPILIIPLLSSLVTGLAMIYLIGKPVAGILEGLTHWLQTMGTANAVLLGAILGGMMCADMGGPVNKAAYAFGVGLLSTQTYAPMAAIMAAGMVPPLALGLSTLVARRKFDKAQQEGGKAALVLGLCFITEGAIPFAARDPMRVLPCCIVGGALTGAISMAVGAKLMAPHGGLFVLLIPGAITPVLGYLLAIIAGTLVAGLAYAFVKRPEEAALVKAA; encoded by the coding sequence ATGAAAATAGCGATTATTGTCGCTCCTGAAGTGGGTCAGGCCCGGGGCTTTGTAGCTCAGCAGGTGCTTGAAAAAACCGCAGTAGCGCAATCACATACCCTTGTTACTCAGCCTGAAGATGCCGGACTGGTTATTGTTTTTGGTAATCCGCAAGGATTGGGAATTGCTGATAACGTTGCTCTGTATCAGGCTGATATTGCTGAAGCCGTCAGCCATCCGGCTGATTTGCTGCAAAAGGCGTTGCGCGATGCGACCCCCTGGATAAACGCCTCGGCTGACAGCAAGCCTGCGGCGGGTGTGAAACGCCTGGTGGCCGTTACCGCATGTCCGACCGGCGTGGCTCATACTTTTATGGCGGCAGAAGCCATTGAAAGTGAAGCCCAGAAACGCGGCTGGTGGGTAAAAGTAGAGACCCGCGGCTCGGTTGGGGCCGGTAATCCTATTAGTGAGCAGGAGGTTGCCGAGGCCGATCTGGTTATCGTTGCGGCCGATATTGAAGTGGATCTGGCAAAGTTTGCCGGTAAGCCGATGTATCGCACTTCTACCGGACTGGCGCTAAAGAAAACCGCGCAGGAGTTTGATAATGCGCTGCAATCAGCCGAGCCCTATCAGCCATCAAGCCAGGCTAAATCTACCCAGCAGAAACAAGAGAGCGCCGGGGCATATCGTCATCTGCTGACCGGGGTCTCCTACATGCTGCCGATGGTCGTGGCCGGGGGGCTGTGTATTGCGCTGTCGTTTGCTTTCGGTATCAAAGCTTTTGAAGAACCGGGCACGCTTGCGGCGGCACTGATGCAAATCGGCGGCGGTTCAGCCTTCGCGCTGATGGTGCCAGTGTTGGCAGGCTATATCGCATTTTCCATCGCCGACCGTCCGGGACTGACGCCAGGACTGATTGGCGGCATGCTGGCCGTTAGCACTGGTTCCGGCTTTATCGGTGGGATTATCGCCGGTTTTCTTGCCGGCTATGTAGCGAAGCTCATCAGCACCAGGCTGAAATTGCCTCAGAGTATGGAGGCATTGAAACCAATCCTGATTATCCCATTGCTCTCGAGCCTGGTGACAGGGCTTGCCATGATCTACCTGATAGGCAAACCGGTTGCCGGGATCCTGGAAGGATTGACTCACTGGTTGCAAACCATGGGCACCGCCAATGCAGTACTGCTGGGCGCGATTCTTGGTGGCATGATGTGTGCCGATATGGGCGGGCCGGTTAACAAAGCGGCTTACGCCTTTGGGGTTGGTCTGCTGAGTACGCAAACCTATGCGCCAATGGCCGCGATTATGGCCGCAGGAATGGTGCCGCCGCTGGCGCTCGGCCTGTCAACTCTGGTCGCCCGTCGTAAATTTGATAAGGCGCAACAAGAAGGTGGTAAGGCTGCGCTGGTGCTCGGGCTGTGCTTCATCACCGAAGGGGCTATTCCATTCGCCGCCCGCGACCCGATGCGCGTATTGCCATGCTGTATCGTGGGCGGGGCGCTGACCGGGGCTATCTCGATGGCGGTAGGTGCTAAGCTGATGGCACCACACGGCGGGCTATTCGTGCTGTTGATCCCGGGAGCGATTACGCCGGTACTTGGTTATTTGCTGGCGATTATTGCCGGAACGCTGGTTGCCGGGCTGGCCTATGCCTTCGTTAAGCGGCCGGAAGAGGCGGCGCTGGTGAAAGCGGCCTGA
- the nfo gene encoding putative endonuclease 4 produces MKYIGAHVSAAGGVENAPRRAAEIEASAFALFTKNQRQWRAAPLSSETIDNFKRTCEELNFGPGQILPHDSYLINLGHPVEDALEKSREAFIDELTRCSQLGLTLLNFHPGSHLMQISEEQCLKRIAESINIALAETEGVTAVIENTAGQGSNLGFDFAHLAAIIDGVEDKSRVGVCIDTCHAFAAGYDLRTPEACEKTFADFERIVGFNYLRGMHLNDAKSEFGSRVDRHNSLGEGNIGHDAFRYIMRDARFDGIPLILETTNPDIWAEEIAWLRAQQESEAAA; encoded by the coding sequence ATGAAATATATTGGCGCTCACGTCAGTGCCGCAGGTGGAGTGGAGAATGCTCCCCGCCGCGCCGCCGAGATAGAGGCATCGGCCTTCGCTCTGTTTACCAAGAATCAACGTCAGTGGCGCGCCGCACCGCTGAGCAGCGAAACCATCGATAACTTCAAACGTACCTGCGAAGAACTCAACTTCGGGCCAGGGCAGATTCTTCCCCACGACAGCTACCTGATTAATCTGGGCCACCCGGTTGAGGATGCTCTGGAGAAGTCACGCGAAGCGTTTATTGATGAACTGACCCGCTGCTCCCAGCTGGGGCTGACGCTGCTGAATTTCCATCCCGGCAGCCATCTGATGCAAATTAGCGAAGAGCAGTGTTTAAAACGCATTGCTGAATCAATCAATATCGCATTGGCTGAAACCGAAGGAGTTACGGCGGTTATTGAAAACACCGCAGGCCAGGGCAGCAACCTTGGGTTCGACTTCGCCCATCTGGCCGCGATTATCGACGGTGTAGAAGATAAATCCCGGGTTGGCGTCTGCATTGATACCTGCCACGCCTTTGCCGCTGGCTACGATCTGCGTACTCCTGAAGCCTGCGAAAAAACCTTTGCGGACTTTGAGCGCATCGTCGGCTTTAACTATCTGCGTGGGATGCACCTTAACGATGCCAAAAGTGAATTTGGCAGCCGGGTTGACCGCCACAATAGCCTGGGTGAAGGCAACATTGGCCACGACGCTTTCCGCTATATCATGCGAGATGCCCGCTTCGACGGTATTCCTTTGATTCTGGAAACCACCAATCCGGATATCTGGGCCGAAGAAATTGCCTGGCTACGGGCGCAGCAAGAGAGTGAAGCAGCAGCCTGA
- the yeiH gene encoding UPF0324 inner membrane protein YeiH has translation MTTLAGINQQSHLAQYMRLIPGLIISGAITAFALWLGALPAVAGIGLGALTLAILAGMIIGNIIPSRYIAPANPGILFAKARLLRLGIILYGFRLTFSQIAGVGVSGLVIDILTLSSTFLLACWLGQKVFGLDRQTTWLIGAGSSICGAAAVLASEPVVKAEASKVTVAVATVVIFGTIAIFVYPLMYPLLSHLFSHETFGIYIGSTMHEVAQVVAAGQTIGPDVESAAVISKMLRVMMLAPFLLLLAVRVKKVQPVEGQSKITIPWFAILFVVVAIFNSFHLLPASVVKLLIEVDNIFLAMAMAALGLTTHFSAIRQAGVKPMLMALVLFIWLIVGGGFINLGIHSLLG, from the coding sequence ATGACTACATTAGCCGGTATTAACCAACAATCTCACCTGGCGCAATATATGCGTCTTATTCCGGGATTAATCATCAGCGGCGCAATCACCGCCTTTGCCCTGTGGCTCGGCGCGCTGCCTGCCGTTGCTGGAATCGGGCTTGGCGCTTTAACCCTGGCCATTCTCGCCGGGATGATAATCGGCAATATTATCCCGTCACGATATATTGCTCCGGCCAATCCGGGTATTTTATTCGCGAAAGCGCGCCTGCTGCGCCTGGGGATTATCCTTTACGGCTTCCGCCTGACCTTCTCCCAAATTGCGGGCGTGGGCGTGAGCGGCCTGGTTATTGATATTCTTACCCTGAGCTCAACCTTCCTGCTGGCCTGCTGGTTGGGGCAGAAAGTATTTGGTCTGGATCGTCAGACTACATGGCTTATTGGGGCCGGTAGCAGCATCTGTGGCGCGGCGGCGGTACTGGCATCTGAGCCGGTAGTAAAAGCTGAGGCCAGCAAAGTTACCGTGGCCGTTGCTACCGTGGTTATCTTCGGGACTATCGCTATTTTTGTATACCCGCTGATGTATCCCCTGCTGAGCCATCTGTTCTCGCATGAAACCTTCGGGATTTATATCGGCTCGACCATGCATGAAGTTGCTCAGGTTGTCGCTGCCGGCCAGACTATTGGCCCCGATGTGGAAAGCGCTGCGGTAATCTCTAAAATGCTGCGCGTCATGATGCTGGCTCCATTCTTACTGCTGCTGGCGGTTCGGGTTAAAAAAGTTCAGCCGGTAGAAGGCCAGAGCAAAATCACTATTCCATGGTTTGCCATCCTGTTTGTAGTGGTAGCGATTTTTAACTCTTTCCACCTGCTGCCTGCTTCAGTGGTTAAACTGCTTATCGAAGTGGATAATATTTTCCTGGCCATGGCGATGGCGGCCCTGGGCCTGACCACCCACTTCAGCGCGATTCGTCAGGCCGGTGTTAAACCGATGCTGATGGCGCTGGTGCTGTTCATCTGGCTGATTGTTGGTGGTGGTTTCATCAACCTGGGTATCCATTCGCTTTTAGGCTAA
- a CDS encoding LysR family transcriptional regulator, whose amino-acid sequence MHITLRQLAVFNEVLKSGSTTQAAQKMALSQSAVSSALAELESQLEVRLFDRVGKRLVINEYGRLLSTRAVALLEQAEDIEQMFREKMGAIRVSASSTIGNYILPAGLARFHERFPQLPLEINVGNTLDVMTAVLNFDVDVGLIEGPSHHNELITEPFMDDELIVFAAPDSALFSAPVTLKRLSEFQWILREVGSGTREIVDYLLLSKLPRINVAMELGNSEAIKYTVMHGLGISCLSRRVVAEQLASGSLREVPLPLPPLIRTLYCIHHRQKHLSEILGHFLECCKH is encoded by the coding sequence ATGCATATCACGCTTCGTCAGTTAGCGGTATTTAACGAGGTGCTGAAAAGCGGTTCCACGACACAGGCAGCGCAAAAAATGGCGTTGTCGCAGTCGGCGGTAAGCTCCGCGCTGGCGGAACTTGAAAGCCAGCTTGAGGTGCGTTTGTTCGACAGGGTAGGGAAACGACTGGTTATTAATGAATATGGCCGTCTGTTATCCACCCGCGCTGTGGCATTGCTGGAGCAGGCCGAAGATATCGAACAGATGTTCCGGGAAAAAATGGGGGCGATACGCGTTAGCGCCAGTAGCACCATTGGCAACTATATATTACCTGCCGGCCTTGCCCGTTTTCACGAGCGCTTCCCACAGCTCCCATTGGAGATAAATGTAGGGAATACGCTGGATGTGATGACGGCGGTGCTGAATTTTGATGTGGATGTTGGTCTAATTGAAGGGCCAAGTCACCATAACGAGTTAATTACCGAACCGTTTATGGATGATGAGCTTATTGTGTTTGCTGCGCCTGATTCGGCACTATTCTCCGCCCCGGTAACTCTTAAACGGCTGAGTGAGTTTCAATGGATACTGCGTGAGGTTGGTTCAGGCACGCGAGAAATCGTCGATTACCTGCTGCTCTCTAAGTTGCCGCGAATAAATGTAGCAATGGAGCTGGGCAATTCAGAAGCGATAAAATATACCGTGATGCACGGGCTGGGGATTAGCTGTCTCTCGCGGCGGGTAGTTGCTGAGCAGCTTGCTAGCGGCTCATTGCGCGAAGTTCCGCTTCCACTGCCACCCTTAATTCGTACTCTCTATTGTATTCACCATCGTCAAAAGCATCTTTCGGAAATTCTGGGTCATTTCCTCGAGTGCTGTAAGCATTAA